The following coding sequences are from one Dama dama isolate Ldn47 chromosome 8, ASM3311817v1, whole genome shotgun sequence window:
- the NPPC gene encoding C-type natriuretic peptide, protein MHLSQLLACALLLALLSQRPSEAKPGAPPKVPRTPPGEEGTEPQAAAGGQKKGDKTPGSGGANLKDDRSRLLRDLRVDTKSRAAWARLLHEHPNARKYKGGNKKGLSKGCFGLKLDRIGSMSGLGC, encoded by the exons ATGCACCTCTCCCAGCTGCTGGCCTGCGCCCTGCTGCTCGCGCTACTCTCGCAGCGGCCCTCCGAAGCCAAGCCCGGGGCGCCGCCGAAG GTCCCGCGAACTCCGCCCGGCGAGGAAGGGACCGAGCCCCAGGCTGCGGCCGGCGGTCAGAAGAAGGGCGACAAGACTCCCGGGAGCGGCGGCGCCAATCTCAAGGACGACCGGTCGCGACTGCTCCGGGACCTGCGCGTGGACACCAAGTCCCGGGCGGCGTGGGCCCGCCTCCTGCACGAGCACCCCAACGCGCGCAAATACAAGGGAGGCAACAAGAAGGGTTTGTCCAAGGGCTGCTTCGGCCTCAAGCTGGACAGGATCGGCTCTATGAGCGGCCTGGGATGTTAG